The genomic DNA GTGGGCGGCGTAGTTGTCCATCACCAGGTGCAGCTCGACCGTTGGGTAGGCCCGGGCGACCTGCCTGAGGAAGGTCAGGAACTCCTGATGCCGATGGCGCGGCTTGCACGCGCCGGTGACCTTGCCGGTGGCGACTTCCAGCGCGGCGAACAGCGTCGTGGTGCCGTTGCGCCGGTAGTCGTGGGTGCGCCGCTGGGGCAGCCCGGGCTGCATCGGCAGCATCGGTGCGGTCCGGTCCAGGGCCTGGATCTGGGACTTCTCGTCCACGCACAGCACGATCGCGTTCTCCGGCGGAGCCAGGTAGAGCCCGACCACGTCGGTGACCTTGGCGATCAGCTCGGGGTCGGTGGAGAACTTGAAGGTCTCCACCCGCCACGGTGCCACGCCATAGTCGCGCCATGCCTTGGCCACCGTTCCATTGCTGATGCCAAGGTGGCGACCCAGCAACCTGGAGGACCAGTGGGTCACCCCGTACTTCTTCGGCGGCGGTCTCAAGGTCTGCGCCACGATCTGCCGGTGATCGATCGTCCTCGGGCGACCCGACCGGGGCTCCTCGTCCAGTCCCGCGATGCCATGCGCGGCGTACCTATTGCGCCAGCCGATCACCGTCGGCCGTGACACGCCCACCTTCGCCGCGATTGCCGTGTTCGACTCACCGTCCGCCGCGAGCAGCACGATCCGGGCGCGTTGCGTCAGACCGGCCCGAGCCGAGGACGACCGAGTCAACCGGGCAAGCTCGGCACGGTCACCATCACGCAGTCCCAGTGCCGGGGCAGGTCGATTGGCCATACCCCATCATCGCAACCCGGCAACCGTAAATGAACTAACTACACGCGGCACTAGCAGAATGCTGTCATTCGCCCACCAGTGTCCCTGGGTTCGACGGATTGCCACCCAGGCGACCGGTGACCGTCGCGAGCCCCGCGCTGAACAGGAACTCCCGCTACAGCCCCAGGCGCAGGGCGTTGTCGCGATAGATGGCGCGCAGGAACGCATCGGGAAGATCGGCTCCGGTGATGCGCCACCGGCCGGCGGGCGGAGGCTCGCTCCGGGAGTACGCGAAGTTCTCGTCGTCCGTCTCCAAGAACCTGAAGTACCGACCCAGCGTGTCCGGGTCTGCACCGTGGCTGTCGGTGCCGAAGAGCACCCGGTCCGGGTGCCGAGCCACCAGCCGGGCGAAGGCCCGCGGCTGGCGCCCCAGTTCCGACAGGCGACCGGCGATGTCCACCACGAGATTTGGATG from Austwickia sp. includes the following:
- a CDS encoding IS630 family transposase encodes the protein MANRPAPALGLRDGDRAELARLTRSSSARAGLTQRARIVLLAADGESNTAIAAKVGVSRPTVIGWRNRYAAHGIAGLDEEPRSGRPRTIDHRQIVAQTLRPPPKKYGVTHWSSRLLGRHLGISNGTVAKAWRDYGVAPWRVETFKFSTDPELIAKVTDVVGLYLAPPENAIVLCVDEKSQIQALDRTAPMLPMQPGLPQRRTHDYRRNGTTTLFAALEVATGKVTGACKPRHRHQEFLTFLRQVARAYPTVELHLVMDNYAAHKRVEVRDWLAANPRIHVHFTPTSGSWLNLVEVWFSIIERQAIHRGTFRSVKDLNAKIRAFVDGWNDRCHPFVWTKTADEILKKANRQTTSNTGH